tatcgccgtttcggtaaagtttatcatcaaaaggcacgtatattctgttctttctgcatcgatcttgtcatagtatgcgttgtgtatttttatgcgtgaaaatttatgtatgacgttcgtcgtttgagcggaaattgatttgaatgcgtttgaaatactttttagatctgaaatctcgtaacttgctGTTCTTCtcgaaactgcgatttttccgtcgagaatttgagaaaactttcaactacaaaattgtagaactttttgataccttcgttttgatataaaattcgagatttttggatgaaaattgagtgagttatggcgtttttcgtgggattgctcaaactgcgacttttacgataaTTGTGTTctcgaagtttatttgttgcaggcttcgttggagatcgacggacgatcgttgttgcacctaggtatgattattatgttgttgggttgatatgtggtacgtcgtttagtgtcgataggcactcgaatgcattagaagtcgtaggaaagaaATTAGTGTCGATTGTCacgtttttgaaattgtatgtgtcgTAAGATGAACGTCGTGGCTTGAGATGTTGTACGAAATTGGTTTTATGTTAtggtatgctaggatgggtccCGGGGTGTCGGTTCATAGTTCGTGCAACCGGGTCTAGAAAGTTAAGCAAAGCATGTacaagaattttcgtaagttcgcgatcacagagcctgcacggacccttacacggaccctggcacggggtccgtgcctttgttcttccggagtgccctttttccagagtctgcacggaccctggcacggggtccgtgtccacccctTTTTCATGGAGtctttcacccgagtctacacggacccctacacggaggtaggcacggggtccgtgtcccttcttcTTTCCGAGTGTCACTGCACCGCACctagacggacctgtacacggacccagggtaggggtccgtgtactcactgttTGGGAAAGAATTGTAAGTATATTTTGGGATttgacgtcatggtttagtgcaagggttatcaaggttgtgtcatgggaaatgttagaacgtcctaagtattgatTGGACTTGAGAGCAAGTATGATTcctacgtttaagttatgcaaattcatgttagttgatgcagcaacggccccgatcgaagtccaacgaatccctcaacgccaagtatgttgacgtgcaaagaaaatattttaagtttttgaggtatgctaatgtcttgtgaccaaaagtgaatgggtttggaagtcggtgaacgtggccgaggacctctccaccccgttaaattatgaacgggtttgaagttaggattggaaagcgttaaattatgaacggggaccaatccgcccgttaaattatgaacgggttagatcgtggttgtgaagcgttaaattatgaacgtggatcaactggcctgttaaattatgaacacggatctcatgtatgtggcagtggatacgtccctgtcagcccagtactgtggtatgtctgatcaggcgtttattatgtatgggtcacttgctttgaaacatcctctacgcaaaatgatgaagttatgtatgttaaagtatgttcaagtatgcagcatgtttatgaaaagtttaagttatggcacgtcgaagtatgtatgtacgtatgttcaagtttattatgcaagttcaagttccaattatgtatgtcctattttaaagttgcatgcgaccttaatatgtagtactcgttattccagtttatacgtgttgagtctttagactcactagacttgatcgatgcaggtgactatgttgaggagacaggaggtgatgaccaaggggcaggcttgggctgagtgacaggctaaacccgaggaccgcaagtttatgtttatgcaaatttttaaaatactctgatgttttgatttgaacatgagacgttttgagacagtttatcttagcaaaattttattggtgacggatgatggtgagatttatttttatgaatgttgagtgacgaccgtatgaatgtttttatttaagaaaatttttaattcttccgcaaattttaagtagtgtagaatacggttcgttacagaaTAATACTAGAACAAAACAAATCCCAGATTCCAAGGCGCAAAGATCATCAACATAACCAATATAACAATAAGTTTTACATAGATTTAGTAGCATCAATCGCGAATGTATTTGCATCAGCTCACTTTATTCTCTTTAATGCATAAAACCAAAAAACTATTGATGCTTCCCACATTGCCATCAATGATCGTCCGGGCACTTTGGCTGAAGCTGCAATTAAATGTATAAACATGTTATGGAATCCAGTGGGCATAATAGAGCATTGTCTGAAATAAGAATTAGTTCACACTAAGCACACAAGCAATTCCTTCCATTCTGTCATACAAAACAATGATATATAGGTCTAATCATTTGCAAAGCATTTGACACAGAATCCATTCAGCATACATCATCAAAGAAGTGAAAAAGGAAAATATAATTGTTTCTGAGAGCAATGATCTAGTTTATCATCAGTCTCACGCGAAAATAATTATCACGAGGATATTCAAAGAACATGATGAATTTAGGCATTTCAATGTATCAAGTATCATCATCTTCATTCGAAGCAATACATGAGAAATCCTACATAACAAGATTAAAGTTTAGAATATCAGCAATTTGCGCAAAATGTAAGGTATGCCTGAGTACTTTGCCCAACAAAACCATTCTGACAACTTTGCATGACAGTGTTAAAGATTAGGAGCTGGAAATTATTTGCAGGATAAGTAAtgagttcttttttttttcagaagaAACAAAAtacattaataaatttaaaagtacgGCTGAAGGATAAGACAACCTTTCCAACAATCTCGTGTGTCATCTTTTAGATTTTTTAACCCTTACAAGCAAATAATAGGGGTTACCCATAAGTCATAACCATGTTACATTTTTCTGGACAAGCCCATTAAAAGCTGAGTTCCTTTAAGATCTTATACCAACTAGACATAGTTACAGTACATGATAAGAAAGAGCGGAATATGATGCTAAAATGAAAGCAAAGATTGCAATGATGGTTGTGGGATTGTGCCATTTCAAAGTAATAGCAGACAAGAGAATAAACAATCATTAGGGGTGATCCGTGAGTCCAGGGATAATTATTTGAATTGCTTTATTGGTAAGGGTGAGTATATAATTGCATTAACTCCTTTCTAGATCATAACTCCTCTCTAGATGAGAAACTAGGTTTTGCCATCATCGTTACTGGCAAGCTTGTGTTTACCTTGGCCATGAATTCTCTGTTACATCAACTAATAGCCCATAAAATCGCTTGCCCATGACAGGATTTACCGTGCTTCCCGTTGACGTACTTAATGTACCATTGGGTTACAATGATTACCACCCCTGGACCAAGTTTTACTTGCTAGTGCATCCACAAAATTCAAGTAGTGCCTGAGGAAAAATTAGTAGTGCTACAAATAATTTACTATGGGAAGCAGCACAAAGCAACTGTGACGGCTTAACTCAAATGGTCAAAACAAAATCCAAAGCTGTTGGAACATTCTGAGTAATTGTTTTACAAGCAGTAACAAGTGAAACAATCATCGTCTATCGGCCAAGGACGTCCATCTGAGTAAGGCCACTAATTGTGAGTTTACTGACACAACTCTTACTCGCAGTCCCAAGTTTGCACTCCACCTGGAGGACAAGGTTGTTTTGCAGATGAGTAGAATGATAAGATATTAAAGGAATAAAAAATATCGCCAATCTTGCATCTCTATATTCTCTCTTTATGTGCTTAGATTCTCAAAATAAACAGAAAACAAATAAGAACAAAAAGGGAAACATCAACAACAAATCTAGATAAAAAAAGATCAAGGAGGAGACCTGTGTGAGATCAATGACCACCGTGTTGCTTGTGCTCGAGGTGACGGCGCTCCTCGGGTAGGGCGAGGAGGTAGGAGAAGGCCATTCCTCCGAAACACACGTGATAGAGCGGATCTATGGAACTGGTCTCGATGTACTTGGCGTGGTAATTGTCGAGTCCACGCTTCGCAGAGTTACTGACATGACTGACGGTGAAAATGGGCTTCAGACGAGCAGGTAACTCCTTCACCTTCAGACCCTTGATCTCGTTGTAGAAACTCCTCAACGCCATTTTCGTACCTGAATTGATTGATGAGG
This Primulina eburnea isolate SZY01 chromosome 2, ASM2296580v1, whole genome shotgun sequence DNA region includes the following protein-coding sequences:
- the LOC140823031 gene encoding uncharacterized protein, which gives rise to MALRSFYNEIKGLKVKELPARLKPIFTVSHVSNSAKRGLDNYHAKYIETSSIDPLYHVCFGGMAFSYLLALPEERRHLEHKQHGGH